One part of the Mesomycoplasma conjunctivae genome encodes these proteins:
- a CDS encoding BC85_0335 family putative methyltransferase yields the protein MNPIIRNILIVSIFAAIAITVITLIISNIKKNKIVKKYQQLNNDKLLVEKNIKINDIVNQIQNTNLIVEEVEFILNIIDTYNYKKPLFLETDGLLSILSAKMNKINTYILKEHLILKQFEDHKKEITQNNIIILDKPENNYDFIYLFNSNYQNEWKVLNFFYKLLDEGGIFVIKLERKNRKNLLNDLKYNNIKYYLDYYFNLIIIKKEKSIKI from the coding sequence ATGAACCCTATAATTAGAAATATATTAATAGTATCAATCTTTGCCGCAATAGCAATAACTGTTATAACCTTGATAATATCAAATATCAAAAAAAATAAAATTGTAAAAAAGTACCAACAGCTAAATAATGATAAATTATTAGTAGAAAAAAATATTAAAATAAATGATATAGTTAATCAAATACAAAATACAAATTTGATTGTTGAAGAGGTAGAATTTATATTAAATATTATTGATACTTATAATTATAAAAAACCACTTTTTCTAGAAACAGATGGTTTATTGTCGATTTTAAGTGCAAAAATGAATAAAATTAACACTTATATTTTAAAAGAACATTTAATATTAAAGCAATTTGAAGATCACAAAAAAGAAATAACACAAAATAATATTATAATATTAGATAAACCTGAAAATAATTATGATTTTATCTATCTTTTTAATTCAAATTACCAAAATGAATGGAAAGTTTTAAACTTTTTTTATAAATTATTAGATGAAGGTGGTATTTTTGTAATTAAATTAGAGAGAAAAAATAGAAAAAATCTTCTTAACGATCTTAAATATAATAATATTAAATACTATTTAGATTATTATTTTAACTTGATTATTATTAAAAAAGAAAAATCTATTAAAATATAA
- the greA gene encoding transcription elongation factor GreA — protein MQKNSNNQILLTKEKLEELKQELNNLINIERNNVIEEIKYARQQGDLSENAEYDAAREKQGVIESRIRELDAIITKAQIIRTNTGSSSISVGSKVTIENLKNNKINTFQIVGSSIDADPFQNKISISSAFAQAIMGQHEGDELDVDTIEKYSVRILKVENN, from the coding sequence ATGCAAAAAAATAGTAATAATCAAATACTTTTAACTAAAGAAAAGTTAGAAGAATTAAAACAAGAGTTAAATAATTTAATTAATATTGAACGTAATAATGTAATTGAAGAAATAAAATATGCTCGTCAACAAGGTGACTTATCTGAAAATGCCGAGTACGATGCTGCTCGTGAAAAACAAGGAGTTATCGAATCACGAATTCGTGAGCTTGATGCCATTATTACAAAAGCACAAATTATTCGCACAAACACTGGAAGTTCTAGTATTTCAGTGGGATCTAAAGTTACTATCGAAAATTTAAAAAACAACAAAATCAACACTTTTCAAATAGTTGGTTCTTCTATTGATGCTGATCCTTTCCAAAATAAAATTTCTATTTCTTCAGCTTTTGCACAAGCTATTATGGGTCAACATGAAGGTGACGAATTAGATGTTGATACCATTGAAAAGTATTCTGTGCGTATTTTGAAAGTCGAAAATAATTAA
- a CDS encoding MATE family efflux transporter, with product MHFLHKVKSYFPNSAKQWKLYSKITIPLVLSSLFISLNNFVDNFMVSQISGGVTAIGLANVWTGIAFSFLASINVVGSIIFSQYWGKKDFIRARQINNIRLLLNIFFALLLGAFAWSMPDKMIELVQKNNTNVKEIQNTITAARQYLFVIAFSWVLFAYTITTSSMLRESGSIRAATILTFMTLAINVILNLILIPSLGIVGSALATVIARGITAPSLYIYQYFYKKEVRLIIWEIFSIKKEIWYQFIKRFPGLILTVIASVSISLRAIFWSQGLPQGSIGIDSMDHLYIYWGIGFITVSGITSTISTILLVAFASIQSNVSINVGRKLGLNQIEEAKSNAKMLKGYMFIFSIFLSAITFILILILTQTNLLTIGIEQQVAKGLNSYFEKNQISLDENLISQQQKIASQFYLEQIFWVGLMIVLINPLWVQINTSMSIISSGGRSNFSSLWNFGLALFQVLWQVLDVFIFLPFFTDVSQKLIITTLIFYSSDIIKWIVFETIYLKVDWARNITINNKVEGIN from the coding sequence ATGCACTTTTTACATAAAGTAAAAAGTTATTTTCCAAATTCAGCAAAGCAATGAAAACTTTATTCAAAGATTACCATTCCATTAGTTTTATCCTCTTTGTTCATTTCTCTTAATAACTTTGTAGATAATTTTATGGTTTCTCAAATTAGTGGTGGGGTAACCGCTATTGGTTTAGCTAATGTGTGGACAGGGATTGCTTTTTCTTTTTTAGCTTCAATTAATGTTGTTGGCTCAATTATTTTTAGTCAATATTGAGGGAAAAAAGATTTTATCCGTGCCAGACAAATCAATAATATTCGTTTACTTTTAAACATTTTTTTCGCATTGCTACTAGGTGCTTTTGCTTGAAGTATGCCGGATAAAATGATAGAATTAGTACAAAAAAACAACACTAATGTCAAAGAAATACAAAACACCATCACTGCTGCTAGACAATATCTTTTTGTTATTGCTTTTTCATGGGTTCTATTTGCTTATACAATTACTACTTCTTCAATGCTTCGTGAAAGTGGTTCTATACGCGCTGCAACAATTTTAACTTTTATGACTTTAGCTATTAATGTTATTCTAAATTTGATCTTAATCCCAAGTTTGGGTATTGTAGGTTCGGCTTTAGCTACTGTAATTGCTCGTGGTATTACTGCACCTAGTTTATATATATATCAATACTTTTATAAAAAAGAAGTTCGATTAATTATCTGAGAAATTTTCAGTATTAAAAAAGAAATTTGGTATCAATTTATAAAAAGATTTCCTGGGTTAATTTTAACTGTAATTGCATCAGTTTCTATTTCTCTCCGTGCTATTTTTTGGTCACAAGGTTTACCACAAGGCTCAATTGGTATTGACTCAATGGATCACTTATATATTTATTGAGGAATTGGTTTTATAACTGTTTCTGGAATTACATCAACTATTTCAACTATTCTTTTGGTAGCTTTTGCTTCTATCCAATCAAATGTTTCCATCAATGTTGGAAGAAAATTAGGTTTAAATCAAATTGAAGAGGCTAAATCAAATGCCAAAATGCTTAAAGGTTATATGTTTATTTTTTCTATTTTTTTATCAGCAATAACTTTTATTCTCATTCTTATTTTAACACAAACTAATTTACTAACTATTGGAATTGAACAACAAGTGGCAAAAGGTTTAAACTCTTATTTTGAAAAAAACCAAATAAGCCTTGATGAAAACTTAATTAGTCAACAGCAAAAAATTGCTAGTCAATTTTACTTAGAACAAATATTTTGAGTTGGACTGATGATTGTCTTAATAAATCCTTTGTGAGTGCAAATAAATACCTCAATGAGTATTATCTCATCTGGTGGCCGTTCTAATTTTAGTTCATTATGAAATTTTGGATTAGCGCTTTTTCAAGTATTATGACAAGTTCTGGATGTCTTTATTTTTCTACCTTTTTTTACAGATGTTTCGCAAAAATTAATTATTACAACTCTAATTTTTTATAGTTCCGATATTATTAAATGAATAGTTTTTGAAACTATTTATTTAAAAGTTGACTGAGCACGAAATATTACAATTAATAACAAAGTTGAGGGTATTAATTAA
- a CDS encoding ligand-binding sensor domain-containing protein: MKPNNSKLIFHNVKNNFWNFFTLQIDAKQNLIVYSSDDDFFKNFIKILTDSRWNQGFVIDEGEIIERGNQSTFYHFLTKGKFDEYKDQIIHNVLINFWKPDNSYKKYDSELISFAMIESHKILVQLLLDLKSFKNKNINFDEFLNKIVFIRNKYEFFHKNFSYLFNFKQKLWTSTPLKSELEIIKKKRRERIREIRENSHKKRIFLKNFTNNIKEIIRESKKNIIKNDEDNLQIQKIFIVGFKLFLKSLKENKLVKSLEIEQVLTLYGEFEKWIHKATNKRELNNEIRVADYFNRYFKQYMINFVREKRAQKKDLNKKNKIEAEIFNKNKKNFEKNNPFYKRMYLNEKNKLHAEIVWDHELTKEKKKLQKTNTYFLKYHILSLVFQIKHIINHKTIFTDVNIENFDFLTFIKVLLNDFISLLNLNFLGFKNFINKNLFYNECLNNNTNFSQLFNIYSSLSVEDMFNLEFLKTKLKKYRRVVFNCKDFFFEPKYANMLISKLIKDYNKTQIIIFCDKPVEPVKGIAMLFVEKGTLIEYNPQVDLPLKLQTNYAKNFYENFTFDTNQLDNIHLDLYKQIQKQSFLVKENYTINTFEKFKFDWKPIVKEDGQNTQKQTENNNNSKKIEDVLVIDI, translated from the coding sequence ATGAAACCAAACAATAGTAAATTAATTTTTCACAATGTCAAAAATAATTTTTGAAATTTTTTTACACTGCAAATTGATGCCAAACAAAACTTAATTGTCTATTCATCAGATGATGACTTTTTTAAAAATTTTATTAAAATACTTACAGATTCTAGATGAAATCAGGGTTTTGTTATTGATGAAGGTGAAATTATTGAACGCGGGAACCAAAGTACTTTTTATCATTTTTTAACAAAGGGAAAATTTGATGAATATAAAGATCAAATCATTCATAACGTACTAATTAATTTTTGAAAACCGGACAATAGTTATAAAAAATATGATAGCGAATTAATTTCTTTTGCTATGATTGAGAGTCATAAAATCCTTGTACAACTTTTATTAGATTTGAAATCCTTTAAAAATAAGAACATCAACTTTGATGAATTTTTAAATAAAATTGTATTTATAAGAAATAAATATGAATTTTTTCACAAAAACTTTTCTTATCTTTTCAATTTTAAACAAAAATTATGGACTAGCACACCTCTGAAAAGTGAATTAGAAATTATTAAGAAAAAAAGAAGGGAAAGGATTAGAGAAATCAGAGAAAATTCTCATAAAAAACGTATTTTTTTAAAAAACTTTACCAATAACATAAAAGAAATAATAAGGGAAAGTAAAAAAAACATCATAAAAAATGATGAAGATAATTTACAAATACAAAAAATTTTTATAGTTGGGTTTAAATTATTTCTAAAATCGTTAAAAGAAAACAAACTAGTTAAGTCTTTAGAAATCGAACAAGTTTTAACCCTTTATGGTGAATTTGAAAAATGAATTCACAAAGCAACGAATAAACGAGAATTAAACAACGAAATAAGAGTTGCAGATTATTTTAATAGATATTTTAAACAATACATGATAAATTTTGTTAGAGAAAAAAGAGCGCAAAAAAAAGATTTAAATAAGAAAAATAAAATTGAAGCTGAAATATTTAATAAAAATAAAAAAAACTTTGAAAAAAACAACCCTTTTTACAAACGCATGTATTTAAATGAAAAAAACAAACTACATGCTGAAATTGTTTGAGATCATGAGTTAACTAAAGAAAAGAAAAAATTACAAAAAACTAACACTTACTTTTTAAAATATCATATTTTGTCTTTAGTTTTCCAAATTAAACACATTATTAACCACAAAACAATTTTTACTGATGTAAATATAGAAAATTTTGATTTTCTTACTTTTATTAAAGTGTTACTAAATGATTTTATTTCTCTTTTAAATTTGAATTTTTTAGGATTTAAAAATTTTATAAACAAAAATTTGTTTTACAATGAATGTTTAAATAATAACACAAATTTTAGTCAATTGTTTAATATTTACTCATCTTTATCAGTTGAAGATATGTTTAATTTAGAATTTTTAAAAACAAAATTAAAAAAATACCGAAGAGTAGTTTTTAATTGCAAAGACTTCTTTTTTGAACCAAAATATGCAAATATGCTAATTTCCAAACTAATAAAAGATTATAATAAAACTCAAATTATTATTTTTTGTGATAAACCGGTTGAACCAGTAAAAGGAATTGCAATGCTTTTTGTTGAAAAAGGAACTCTTATTGAATACAACCCACAAGTTGATTTACCACTAAAATTGCAAACAAATTATGCGAAAAATTTTTATGAAAACTTTACTTTTGATACAAATCAGTTAGACAATATCCACCTTGATTTATACAAGCAAATTCAAAAACAAAGCTTTCTTGTCAAAGAAAATTACACAATCAACACTTTTGAAAAATTTAAATTTGATTGAAAACCAATAGTAAAAGAAGATGGACAAAATACTCAAAAACAAACAGAAAACAACAACAATAGTAAAAAAATTGAAGATGTTTTAGTTATTGATATTTAA